The following coding sequences lie in one Spinacia oleracea cultivar Varoflay chromosome 1, BTI_SOV_V1, whole genome shotgun sequence genomic window:
- the LOC110796682 gene encoding uncharacterized protein, with protein MSNKWVISLIIFLLIFNDISFVSASPPARIVAGIVTNVVSTVFKWLWSLRTPIIKPDKGVSSRSLMKFEAGYTVETVFDGTKVGIEPYSVQASPTGDLLILDSANSNLYKVSTPLSRYSRPKIVVGSAEGYTGHVDGKLREARMYSPKALTVDDTGNIYIADTVNMAIRKISDTGITTIAGGRWSHGGVHMDGASEDAKFSDDFDLIYVRSSCSLLVTDRGNQAIREIQLHEADCSYEQPPVQHEQQQQQQQEDNLYFGVAVLVAAMFSGYMLALLKLRVQALFSTKKPDPRMQMNSHALAAPYQRPPKSVRPPLIPPEEDEYEEEDEGFFFSFGRLIINASSSVAEVFAGLLFSGLRKKKPRHQDHLRHFQQINNRHPDHSWPMQNSYVIRDNGDEPPGLECVDNTRTSIMRKPYPQQQIRQGQGYYEGRDVDFHQHLGKVPQQQEVKQEQVQEPQQKQQKRSVASNPKAVGEKGSDKSEIVFGAVQEQDGRREAVVIKAVDYSDPAVYNHQNVRSRLNYMGYSSYSYS; from the exons ATGTCGAATAAGTGGGTTATTTCCCTTATAATATTTCTATTAATTTTCAATGATATTTCATTTGTTTCAGCCTCTCCTCCTGCAA GAATTGTAGCAGGTATAGTCACTAATGTGGTGTCTACAGTCTTCAAGTGGCTTTGGTCTCTAAGAACTCCGATCATTAAACCGGATAAAG GTGTTTCGAGTCGTTCTTTGATGAAATTTGAGGCTGGATATACAGTAGAGACGGTTTTTGATGGAACAAAGGTTGGGATTGAGCCTTATTCTGTTCAAGCATCTCCAACAGGAGACCTTCTCATCTTGGATTCTGCTAACAGTAATCTCTACAAGGTTTCAACCCCATTATCTCGCT ATAGCAGGCCAAAGATAGTTGTTGGGTCAGCAGAAGGGTACACAGGGCATGTTGATGGAAAACTAAGAGAAGCAAGAATGTATAGCCCCAAAGCTTTAACCGTCGATGACACCGGAAACATCTATATTGCTGATACTGTCAATATGGCCATCCGGAAAATCAGTGATACAG GGATTACTACTATAGCAGGAGGGAGATGGAGCCATGGTGGAGTTCATATGGATGGAGCTAGTGAGGATGCTAAGTTTTCTGATGATTTCGATCTGATTTATGTACGGAGCAGCTGCTCGCTTTTGGTTACTGATAGAGGAAACCAAGCTATTCGTGAAATCCAACTCCATGAAGCTGATTGTTCTTATGAGCAGCCACCAGTCCAACatgagcagcagcagcagcagcagcaagagGATAACTTATATTTTG GTGTGGCAGTCCTTGTTGCAGCTATGTTTTCTGGGTACATGTTGGCATTGCTTAAGCTGAGAGTGCAAGCCTTATTTTCGACCAAGAAACCG GATCCAAGAATGCAGATGAACAGTCACGCTTTAGCAGCACCATATCAGAGACCACCAAAATCAGTGAGGCCGCCATTAATACCTCCAGAAGAAGATGAATATGAGGAAGAAGACGAAGGCTTTTTCTTCTCATTCGGAAGGCTTATAATCAATGCCAGCTCCTCAGTGGCTGAAGTTTTTGCAGGTTTGTTATTTTCGGGTTTAAGAAAGAAGAAACCACGCCATCAAGATCATCTGAGACATTTCCAACAGATAAACAACAGACACCCGGATCACTCGTGGCCTATGCAAAACAGTTATGTCATCAGAGATAATGGAGATGAACCCCCAGGATTAGAATGTGTAGATAATACTAGGACTTCTATTATGAGAAAACCATACCCACAGCAGCAAATAAGACAAGGTCAGGGTTATTATGAGGGAAGAGATGTTGATTTTCATCAGCATCTGGGAAAAGTTCCTCAACAACAAGAGGTGAAACAGGAGCAGGTGCAGGAGCCGCAACAGAAGCAGCAGAAGAGAAGTGTTGCCTCGAATCCAAAGGCTGTTGGGGAGAAAGGCTCTGATAAGAGTGAAATTGTATTTGGAGCAGTCCAAGAACAGGATGGAAGACGCGAGGCAGTGGTGATAAAAGCTGTTGATTATAGTGACCCTGCTGTTTATAATCACCAAAATGTTCGGTCTAGGTTAAACTACATGGGTTACTCTTCATACAGCTATTCCTAA
- the LOC110796683 gene encoding WAT1-related protein At5g40240 codes for MSWMSKVMGAAPFMVMIIVECVEVGLSTLSKAAMVKGMSNFVFIVYYNALGTLILLPVFLYNIFRGKGVRLTFSLLYKFFLLGLIGICLLQICAYTGINYSSPTLAAAIGNLIPVFTFILAVILRMEILDLRNPSSQAKCIGTIVAISGAMVVTLYKGPPLITQTPSDASSNKLLSMPSKWTLGGLLLAITSLLSSTGNILQTATAKECPDELTLVFFYSLFGTLQSAAVSIFLESDSNKWVLHHKIEIIAIVYAAVTTTVFRNTVITWCLREKGPVYVVTYKPLAIVIAMIMGLAFLGDNLYLGSVVGSVAITAGFYSVIWGQAREKDDLAAKSIGKLESSCNQSTPLL; via the exons ATGAGTTGGATGTCAAAGGTAATGGGGGCAGCCCCATTCATGGTGATGATAATAGTGGAATGTGTTGAAGTTGGTTTATCAACACTAAGTAAAGCAGCCATGGTTAAGGGAATGAGCAACTTTGTCTTCATTGTCTATTACAATGCTCTTGGTACCCTTATTCTTCTACCCGTTTTCCTCTACAACATTTTCAG AGGGAAGGGTGTTCGCCTCACCTTTTCACTCCTCTATAAATTCTTTCTCCTTGGATTAATTGG GATTTGTTTGTTGCAGATATGTGCATATACTGGTATAAACTACAGCTCTCCAACTCTAGCAGCAGCTATTGGCAATCTCATTCCAGTTTTCACATTTATCTTAGCAGTCATTTTGAG GATGGAAATACTTGATTTGAGGAACCCCAGCAGCCAAGCAAAATGCATAGGTACTATTGTAGCTATTTCAGGAGCAATGGTGGTAACTCTTTACAAAGGCCCCCCTTTGATAACTCAAACGCCTTCTGATGCATCATCTAATAAGCTTCTTTCGATGCCCTCAAAGTGGACTCTTGGTGGCCTTCTCTTAGCAATTACTTCTCTTTTGTCGTCAACGGGCAACATTCTTCAG ACAGCTACTGCAAAGGAATGCCCAGATGAATTGACTCTAGTCTTCTTCTATAGCTTATTTGGGACTCTGCAATCTGCTGCTGTTTCCATCTTTCTGGAGAGTGACTCAAATAAATGGGTATTACATCACAAGATCGAAATCATTGCTATCGTATACGCA GCAGTAACAACTACAGTTTTTCGCAATACTGTCATTACATGGTGCCTACGTGAAAAGGGGCCTGTCTATGTAGTTACTTACAAGCCCTTAGCAATTGTCATAGCAATGATCATGGGTTTGGCGTTTCTAGGGGATAACCTCTAtcttgggag TGTGGTTGGATCAGTTGCCATTACTGCTGGATTTTACTCAGTCATTTGGGGGCAAGCCAGAGAAAAGGATGATCTTGCAGCAAAAAGTATAGGTAAGTTGGAGTCCTCTTGTAACCAAAGTACCCCCCTGTTGTAA